A part of Micromonospora chersina genomic DNA contains:
- a CDS encoding glycosyl hydrolase family 28-related protein: protein MQRSVEGAAGLRPAVPIARILAAAATAVALAVPAGSAALAAGPAGPAPVVTRAGLDQALVTGRGATVDFVEQEAEHARTTGTVIGPDRAAYTLAGEASGRRAVRLSPGQYVEFTLPEAANALTVRYSIPDAPGGGGITAPLRVTVGRAPARTMTLTSQYAWLYNQYPFTNDPGADLLHPDWWITECSCVPAATTPAPVITKPFRPHHFYDEQRLLLGRTHRAGEVVRLTAPTGTAAAWTVIDLLDSHLVAPPRVLPHAVNVLAFGADPTGRRESADAFDRAVAYARRVDRTLYLPPGTYQVNRHIIVDDVTIAGAGSWYTVVKGREVALDTPAPDGSVHTGVGFYGRDAADGGSSDVHLSGFAVEGDVRERIDTDQVNAIGGALSHSTVDGLYLHHTKVGLWFDGPMTDLRVTDTVIADQVADGLNFHTGVTHSSISNSFIRNTGDDALAMWSEGTANAHNTFDHNTVQSPVLANGIALYGGADLTVSHNLIADPVREGSAIQIGSRFGAEPFTGQLRITGNTTVRAGTYDLNWNIGLGAIWFYALDRSIDADIQVVGDSYLDNTYNAIMLVSDWPVKDAVSISNVHFRDIRVDGTGTSVVSARAAGSASFENVDARNVGAVPVNNCGSFHFTPAGSEFALTDLGGNDGWLAPWLLPNTITCDDRPPVVPPPAPSPW from the coding sequence ATGCAGCGGAGCGTGGAAGGCGCGGCGGGCCTGCGCCCGGCCGTGCCGATCGCCAGGATCCTCGCGGCGGCGGCCACCGCCGTCGCACTGGCCGTACCGGCCGGGAGCGCCGCACTTGCGGCCGGTCCCGCCGGACCGGCCCCCGTGGTCACCCGGGCCGGGCTCGACCAGGCGCTGGTCACCGGCCGCGGCGCCACGGTGGACTTCGTCGAGCAGGAGGCCGAGCACGCCCGGACCACCGGCACGGTGATCGGCCCGGACCGTGCCGCGTACACCCTCGCCGGCGAGGCGTCCGGGCGGCGGGCGGTCCGCCTCTCCCCCGGCCAGTACGTCGAGTTCACCCTCCCGGAGGCGGCCAACGCCCTCACCGTCCGGTACAGCATCCCCGACGCGCCCGGCGGCGGCGGGATCACCGCGCCGCTGCGGGTCACCGTCGGGCGCGCCCCGGCCCGCACCATGACGCTCACCTCGCAGTACGCCTGGCTCTACAACCAGTACCCGTTCACCAACGACCCCGGCGCCGACCTGCTCCACCCCGACTGGTGGATCACCGAGTGCTCCTGCGTGCCGGCGGCCACCACGCCCGCGCCGGTCATCACCAAGCCGTTCCGGCCGCACCACTTCTACGACGAGCAGCGACTGCTGCTGGGCCGCACCCACCGGGCCGGGGAGGTGGTCCGGCTGACCGCGCCGACCGGCACGGCCGCGGCGTGGACCGTGATCGACCTGCTGGACTCCCACCTCGTGGCCCCGCCCCGGGTGCTGCCGCACGCCGTGAACGTGCTGGCCTTCGGCGCCGACCCGACCGGCCGGCGCGAGTCCGCCGACGCCTTCGACCGCGCCGTCGCGTACGCCCGCCGGGTGGACCGCACGCTCTACCTGCCGCCGGGCACGTACCAGGTGAACCGGCACATCATCGTGGACGACGTGACCATCGCGGGCGCCGGCAGCTGGTACACCGTCGTCAAGGGTCGCGAGGTGGCCCTGGACACCCCGGCCCCCGACGGCTCGGTGCACACCGGCGTCGGCTTCTACGGCCGCGACGCCGCCGACGGCGGCAGCAGCGACGTCCACCTCTCCGGCTTCGCCGTCGAGGGCGACGTGCGCGAGCGCATCGACACCGACCAGGTCAACGCGATCGGCGGCGCACTCAGCCACTCCACCGTCGACGGGCTCTACCTGCACCACACCAAGGTCGGCCTGTGGTTCGACGGCCCGATGACCGACCTGCGGGTCACCGACACGGTCATCGCCGACCAGGTCGCCGACGGGCTCAACTTCCACACCGGCGTCACGCACTCCTCGATCTCGAACAGCTTCATCCGCAACACCGGCGACGACGCGCTGGCCATGTGGTCGGAGGGGACCGCCAACGCGCACAACACGTTCGACCACAACACCGTGCAGTCCCCGGTCCTGGCCAACGGCATCGCCCTCTACGGCGGCGCCGACCTCACCGTCTCCCACAACCTGATCGCCGACCCGGTCCGCGAGGGCAGCGCCATCCAGATCGGGTCCCGGTTCGGCGCCGAGCCGTTCACCGGCCAGCTCCGGATCACCGGCAACACCACTGTCCGGGCCGGCACGTACGACCTGAACTGGAACATCGGCCTCGGCGCCATCTGGTTCTACGCCCTGGACCGCAGCATCGACGCCGACATCCAGGTGGTCGGCGACAGCTACCTCGACAACACCTACAACGCGATCATGCTGGTCAGCGACTGGCCGGTGAAGGACGCGGTGTCCATCAGCAACGTGCACTTCAGGGACATCCGGGTCGACGGCACCGGCACCTCGGTGGTGAGCGCCCGGGCCGCTGGCTCGGCGTCCTTCGAGAACGTGGACGCGCGCAACGTCGGCGCGGTCCCGGTGAACAACTGCGGGTCGTTCCACTTCACCCCGGCCGGGTCCGAGTTCGCCCTCACCGACCTCGGCGGCAACGACGGCTGGCTCGCCCCCTGGCTGCTGCCGAACACCATCACCTGCGACGACCGCCCGCCCGTGGTGCCGCCGCCGGCCCCGAGCCCGTGGTGA
- a CDS encoding LacI family DNA-binding transcriptional regulator produces the protein MTKRLTEVARKAGVSEATVSRVLNGRGGVSEATRTAVLTALDVLGYERPTKLRGERARLVGLVLPELQNPIFPALAEVVTGSLAQRGFTPALCARTIGGVSESDYVEMLLDHQVSGVIFAGGSYALADATHEHYRRLTDRGLPVVLVNAGVDELGFPRVSTDDAVAVEQAYGHLRSLGHEHIGMVLGPEGHVPSRRKRDAMVQVAGWTDDTGYVERSSFSMEGARVAATKLVERGVTGIICASDVLALGTIRAARRLGRAVPTDVSVVGFDDSAFMTCTDPPLTTVRQPIETMGQAAVDLLVTQIEGAGVLHDELLFEPELVVRGSTAPAPRR, from the coding sequence GTGACGAAACGGTTGACGGAGGTGGCCCGCAAGGCGGGCGTCAGCGAGGCGACCGTGAGCCGGGTGCTCAACGGGCGGGGCGGCGTGTCCGAGGCGACCCGGACGGCGGTGCTGACCGCGCTCGACGTGCTCGGCTACGAGCGCCCGACCAAGCTGCGCGGCGAGCGGGCCCGGCTCGTCGGCCTGGTCCTGCCCGAGCTGCAGAACCCGATCTTCCCTGCCCTCGCCGAGGTGGTGACCGGCTCCCTCGCGCAGCGGGGGTTCACCCCGGCGCTCTGCGCCCGCACCATCGGTGGGGTGTCCGAGTCGGACTACGTCGAGATGCTCCTCGACCACCAGGTCTCCGGCGTCATCTTCGCGGGCGGGTCGTACGCCCTCGCCGACGCCACCCACGAGCACTACCGCCGGCTGACCGACCGCGGCCTGCCCGTGGTGCTGGTCAACGCGGGCGTCGACGAGCTGGGCTTCCCCCGGGTCTCCACCGACGACGCGGTGGCGGTCGAGCAGGCGTACGGGCACCTGCGCTCCCTCGGGCACGAGCACATCGGCATGGTGCTCGGCCCGGAGGGGCACGTCCCGTCCCGGCGCAAGCGCGACGCCATGGTCCAGGTCGCGGGGTGGACCGACGACACCGGGTACGTCGAGCGGTCGAGCTTCTCCATGGAGGGGGCGCGGGTCGCGGCGACCAAGCTGGTCGAGCGGGGTGTCACCGGCATCATCTGCGCCAGCGACGTGCTGGCCCTGGGCACCATCCGGGCCGCGCGGCGCCTGGGCCGGGCCGTGCCGACCGACGTCTCCGTGGTCGGCTTCGACGACTCCGCGTTCATGACCTGCACCGACCCGCCCCTGACCACCGTGCGGCAGCCGATCGAGACAATGGGCCAGGCCGCGGTGGACCTGCTGGTCACCCAGATCGAGGGCGCCGGCGTGCTGCACGACGAGCTGTTGTTCGAGCCCGAGCTCGTGGTCCGGGGCTCCACCGCGCCCGCCCCCCGCCGCTGA